Proteins from one Nicotiana tabacum cultivar K326 chromosome 23, ASM71507v2, whole genome shotgun sequence genomic window:
- the LOC107825166 gene encoding alpha,alpha-trehalose-phosphate synthase [UDP-forming] 5 has translation MVSRSYSNLLDLTSGDSPTFGRGGRKLSRVATVAGVLSELDDENRSNASDAPSSISQERMIIVGNQLPLRAHRRTDGEEGWNFSWDEDSLLLQLKDGLGEDVEVIYVGCLKEEIDPSEQDDVALTLLETFKCVPAFIPPELFSKFYHGFCKQHLWPLFHYMLPLSPDLGGRFDRSLWQAYVSVNKIFADKVMEVISPDDDFVWVHDYHLMVLPTFLRKRFNRVKLGFFLHSPFPSSEIYRTLSVRDEILRALLNSDLIGFHTFDYARHFLSCCSRMLGISYQSKRGYIGLEYYGRTVSIKILPVGIHMGQLRSVLDLRETETRVAELRDKFQGQTVLLGVDDMDIFKGISLKLLAFEQLLSQHPEKRGKMVLVQIANPARGRGKDVQEVRAETYATVKRINQNFGRTGYEPVILVDTPLQFYERIAYYVIAECCLVTAVRDGMNLIPYEYVICRQGTEKLDATLGLNPTAPKKSMLVVSEFIGCSPSLSGAIRVNPWNIDAVAEAMDSALVVSEAEMQMRHEKHYRYVCTHDVAYWAQSFLQDLERACRDHVRRRCWGIGFGLGFRVIALDPSFRKLSVEHIVSAYKRTKNRAILLDYDGTMTVRNSISKGPNAEVVSILNYLCRDPKNIVFIVSGKDTKTLTQWFSSCEALGLAAEHGYFVRPNHDAEWETCVAAVDFYWKQIAEPVMTLYTETTDGSFIDSKESTLVWNYQYADPDFGSCQAKELLDHLESVLANEPVTVKSGQHIVEVKPQGVNKGLVTERLLETMKQKGTVPDFVLCIGDDRSDEDMFEVIMSAVASASLSPVAEVFACTVGQKPSKAKYYLEDTTEILRMLQGLAAASEHSAKNVSLSSQHVIIHRE, from the exons ATGGTTTCAAGGTCATATTCCAACTTGCTAGATCTTACTTCTGGTGATTCACCAACATTTGGTAGAGGTGGTAGGAAGCTTTCCAGGGTTGCAACTGTAGCTGGGGTTCTATCTGAGCTTGATGATGAAAATAGAAGTAATGCCTCCGATGCTCCTTCATCGATTTCTCAAGAGCGGATGATAATCGTGGGGAATCAACTCCCTCTTCGAGCACATAGGAGAACAGATGGTGAGGAAGGCTGGAACTTCAGTTGGGATGAAGATTCCCTTCTTTTACAGCTCAAAGATGGTCTTGGAGAAGATGTGGAAGTGATTTACGTCGGCTGTCTCAAAGAAGAAATTGACCCGAGTGAACAAGATGATGTTGCACTAACTTTGCTTGAAACTTTCAAATGTGTCCCAGCTTTCATACCACCTGAGTTGTTCAGTAAATTCTATCATGGTTTCTGCAAACAGCACTTGTGGCCTTTGTTTCACTACATGCTTCCTCTGTCTCCGGATCTTGGTGGTCGATTTGATCGTTCCCTGTGGCAAGCTTATGTCTCAGTGAACAAAATCTTTGCGGACAAAGTAATGGAAGTGATTAGTCCTGATGATGATTTCGTTTGGGTTCATGATTACCATTTAATGGTGCTTCCAACATTCTTGAGGAAGAGGTTTAACAGAGTGAAGCTCGGGTTCTTCCTCCATAGCCCATTTCCATCTTCTGAGATATACCGAACTCTGTCTGTAAGGGATGAAATTCTACGAGCACTCTTGAACTCTGACTTGATAGGCTTTCATACCTTTGATTATGCAAGGCATTTCCTTTCTTGTTGTAGTAGAATGCTTGGGATTTCATATCAATCTAAACGAGGTTATATAGGACTAGAGTACTATGGCCGCACTGTTAGCATTAAGATTTTACCAGTTGGAATACATATGGGTCAACTTCGATCCGTGCTGGACCTTCGTGAGACAGAGACCAGGGTTGCAGAGCTACGAGATAAATTCCAGGGTCAGACAGTTTTACTTGGAGTTGATGACATGGATATATTCAAAGGAATaagcttgaagcttttggctTTTGAGCAACTGCTCTCTCAACATCCTGAAAAGAGAGGTAAAATGGTTTTGGTTCAAATTGCAAATCCTGCCAGAGGCCGAGGGAAAGATGTGCAGGAAGTCCGGGCTGAAACTTATGCAACTGTAAAGAGAATTAATCAGAATTTTGGAAGGACTGGCTATGAACCAGTTATCCTGGTTGATACACCTCTTCAGTTCTATGAGCGCATTGCTTACTATGTTATTGCTGAGTGCTGTCTCGTTACTGCAGTAAGGGATGGAATGAACCTAATACCTTACGAATATGTTATATGCCGGCAAGGAACAGAGAAGCTTGATGCTACCTTGGGTTTGAATCCAACAGCACCAAAGAAGAGCATGTTGGTAGTTTCTGAGTTTATTGGTTGCTCTCCATCTCTTAGTGGTGCGATAAGGGTCAACCCGTGGAATATTGATGCTGTTGCTGAGGCTATGGATTCTGCTTTAGTTGTCTCCGAAGCAGAGATGCAGATGCGTCATGAGAAGCACTACAGGTATGTGTGCACTCATGATGTGGCATATTGGGCTCAGAGCTTTTTGCAAGATCTTGAAAGAGCATGTAGGGATCATGTGAGGAGGAGGTGTTggggtattggatttggcttagGGTTCCGTGTGATTGCTTTGGATCCTAGCTTCCGGAAACTGTCAGTTGAGCATATTGTATCTGCTTACAAAAGGACAAAGAACCGGGCAATCCTTTTGGATTATGATGGTACAATGACAGTGAGAAACTCTATCAGCAAGGGTCCAAATGCAGAGGTTGTTAGTATCTTAAACTACTTGTGCAGGGATCCAAAGAATATTGTTTTCATTGTTAGTGGAAAAGACACAAAGACTTTAACTCAGTGGTTTTCTTCGTGCGAAGCACTAGGGCTTGCAGCAGAGCATGGCTATTTTGTGAG GCCAAATCATGATGCCGAATGGGAAACTTGTGTTGCAGCGGTAGATTTTTATTGGAAGCAGATTGCTGAGCCCGTAATGACTCTCTACACAGAAACCACTGATGGTTCTTTCATAGATTCCAAGGAAAGCACGCTTGTTTGGAATTACCAATACGCCGATCCAGATTTTGGCTCATGTCAGGCAAAAGAGCTTCTAGATCACTTGGAAAGCGTTCTTGCAAATGAACCGGTTACTGTCAAGAGTGGCCAGCACATTGTAGAAGTTAAGCCTCAG GGTGTCAACAAAGGTCTTGTAACAGAACGTCTCCTAGAAACGATGAAGCAGAAAGGAACGGTTCCAGATTTTGTGCTCTGCATAGGGGATGATCGATCAGATGAGGATATGTTTGAGGTGATAATGAGTGCTGTAGCAAGTGCCTCACTTTCACCCGTCGCTGAAGTGTTTGCTTGCACGGTTGGCCAGAAACCTAGTAAGGCCAAGTACTATTTGGAGGACACTACTGAGATTCTAAGAATGTTGCAGGGCCTGGCTGCTGCTTCTGAGCATTCTGCTAAAAATGTTTCTCTATCTTCTCAACACGTAATCATTCACCGAGAATAA